From a single Oxalobacter vibrioformis genomic region:
- a CDS encoding class II aldolase/adducin family protein, translating into MNGAPLADNENTLRESLLFTTRQLTDKGLNRGTTGNVSVRLPADDEAAFLITPSGVPPLEMSAASMVRMRFSGEHDGSVRPSTEWQLHRDILLHHADAGAVIHVHSPFATTMACLHRDIPAFHYMIAVAGGDSIRCAPYALFGTQALSDFAIDAMTARHACLLANHGMLAIGRNLPHALSVAIEVEALCEQYWRILQIGEPHLLSDEQMQEVLNRFKNYGQWQSP; encoded by the coding sequence ATGAATGGTGCCCCGCTGGCAGACAACGAAAACACCCTGCGCGAATCCCTGCTTTTCACCACAAGGCAATTGACCGATAAGGGACTGAACCGGGGCACAACCGGCAATGTCAGTGTCCGCCTGCCTGCAGATGATGAAGCGGCATTTCTGATTACACCCAGCGGCGTGCCTCCTCTCGAGATGTCAGCCGCATCCATGGTCAGGATGCGCTTTTCCGGTGAGCATGACGGCTCTGTCAGACCCAGTACGGAGTGGCAGCTCCATCGTGATATCCTCTTACACCATGCGGATGCGGGTGCTGTCATTCACGTTCACTCTCCTTTTGCCACCACAATGGCCTGTTTGCATCGTGACATTCCGGCATTTCATTACATGATTGCTGTTGCCGGCGGTGACTCCATCCGCTGTGCGCCCTATGCGCTCTTTGGTACCCAGGCGCTGTCCGATTTCGCAATCGACGCCATGACAGCACGCCACGCCTGTCTGCTGGCCAATCACGGCATGCTTGCCATCGGCAGGAATTTGCCACATGCCCTGTCTGTTGCCATCGAAGTGGAAGCGCTGTGCGAGCAATACTGGCGCATCCTTCAGATTGGTGAACCGCACCTTCTTTCGGACGAGCAGATGCAGGAAGTACTTAACCGGTTCAAAAACTACGGTCAGTGGCAATCACCCTGA
- a CDS encoding S-methyl-5'-thioadenosine phosphorylase, translating into MEITGIIGGSGLYDIAGLTDTRWEKVTSPFGIPSDELLFGKLGGRQLVFLPRHGRGHRYSPSQINYRANIDALKRAGVTQIISISAVGSLKEHLHPGIFVLVDQYIDRTHGRDNTFFESGCVAHISMAHPTCHRLNRQIHGLAGKSGIETALGGTYLAMEGPQFSTLAESELYRRWNCDVIGMTNMPEAKLAREAEMCYAGIAMVTDYDCWHPDHDNVSVSQIVRILADNAEKARALVQDAIPVLAQDESASSCTCRFSLEHALITASAARDHELMQKLDAVAGRVLKK; encoded by the coding sequence TTGCCGGCTTGACGGATACACGATGGGAAAAAGTCACTTCTCCGTTCGGGATACCCTCCGATGAACTGCTCTTTGGAAAACTGGGTGGCCGCCAGCTCGTCTTTCTGCCCCGTCATGGGCGCGGGCACCGTTATTCTCCGTCACAAATCAACTACCGTGCGAATATTGATGCCTTGAAACGTGCGGGGGTTACCCAGATTATTTCCATCAGCGCCGTTGGCTCCCTGAAAGAACATCTCCATCCCGGCATATTTGTGCTGGTTGACCAGTATATTGACCGCACGCATGGACGGGACAATACTTTTTTTGAATCCGGCTGTGTCGCCCATATTTCCATGGCGCATCCGACCTGTCATCGTTTAAACCGGCAGATTCACGGCCTTGCCGGGAAATCGGGCATTGAAACGGCTCTTGGCGGCACCTATCTCGCGATGGAGGGACCGCAATTTTCCACGCTGGCGGAATCCGAACTGTATCGCAGATGGAATTGTGACGTGATCGGGATGACCAATATGCCGGAAGCGAAACTCGCCCGCGAAGCGGAAATGTGTTATGCCGGCATTGCCATGGTCACCGATTATGATTGCTGGCACCCTGATCATGACAATGTCTCTGTCAGCCAGATTGTCCGGATTCTCGCAGACAATGCAGAAAAAGCCCGAGCGCTGGTGCAGGATGCCATACCTGTTCTTGCTCAGGATGAATCGGCATCTTCCTGCACCTGCCGCTTTTCACTGGAACATGCATTGATTACTGCCTCTGCCGCAAGAGATCATGAACTGATGCAAAAGCTTGATGCTGTCGCAGGAAGGGTGCTGAAAAAATGA